In Candidatus Defluviibacterium haderslevense, the following are encoded in one genomic region:
- the ribA gene encoding GTP cyclohydrolase II, producing the protein MKLNSNSARLPTNFGLFEIHSYLFNLADQPDLALVTHDFNQTENVLIRIHSECLTGDVFGSTRCDCGFQLNQSLIEIQKAGGMLIYLRQEGRGIGLHHKISAYRYQDDGMDTVEANQVLGYEADLRDYSHAVNILNEFNIKSVRLITNNPNKSSFLKKHGILVSEMIPMIKPKDIENEYYLDTKRDKLGHILPKSQL; encoded by the coding sequence ATGAAGTTAAATTCCAATTCCGCCCGATTGCCTACAAATTTTGGTTTGTTTGAAATCCATAGTTACTTGTTTAATCTTGCTGATCAACCCGATTTGGCTTTAGTTACCCATGATTTTAATCAAACGGAAAACGTTTTGATTCGTATACATTCAGAATGTCTTACTGGCGATGTATTTGGTTCTACAAGATGTGATTGTGGTTTTCAGCTGAACCAAAGCCTTATTGAAATTCAAAAAGCAGGTGGTATGCTGATTTATTTGCGCCAAGAAGGTAGAGGTATAGGTTTACATCATAAAATTTCAGCTTACAGATACCAAGATGATGGGATGGATACAGTAGAGGCTAATCAAGTTCTGGGTTATGAAGCAGATTTAAGAGATTATAGTCATGCAGTAAATATTCTAAATGAATTTAATATTAAAAGTGTCCGATTAATAACAAATAACCCTAACAAATCAAGCTTCCTAAAAAAACATGGAATTCTGGTATCTGAAATGATACCCATGATTAAGCCTAAGGATATTGAAAATGAATACTATTTGGATACGAAACGCGATAAACTAGGGCACATCTTACCAAAATCTCAGTTATGA
- a CDS encoding M1 family metallopeptidase, whose product MIFSCFKHLNLAIFFCSFILLGQSQSYRWQQSVKYEMNIDFDDAKHQFDGSQKLLLRNNSPDTLTTLYYHLYFNAFQPGSDMDVRFSNLPDPDPRVANRIGKLQESEIGFHEIKSLKQDNKSVDWTIIGSILKVELHHPIFPFDSSEMTMKFFAQVPVQIRRSGRMNKEGIDYSMSQWYPQLCNYDEHGWHANQYLGGEFYAPWGDFLVRIRMNKKYTIAATGYALSSSDPQYVKSTLKNNSPDTIWQFYAPKVHDFVWAADPDYVHDTVQISNNRVLHFYHQANEKFDEAWKSFPSIMREALTFIEMKFGPYPYKSYSFIQGGDGGMEYPMATLITGNRPLISLVGVGVHELMHTWFQMLLASNEGFYPWMDEGFTSYAQQEVMNYLFSLNLIPGSVKVEDSHLVTVKNYIKFVTEEVEEPLSTHADFFQTTKAYQFAAYSKGAMCLHQLRYIIGDRLFEQGMLDYYYAWRFKHPNPDDFFRVMEMTSGLELDWFKDYFVNTTYKMDFAVDSVLTIKEGKSIIVLSRLEPFPMPIDLVVTLKNGKLLHFNIPIDLMLGHKELDKGVKILDPWHWVSPKYAFTVNESLEDILSVQIDPKQKMLDIDISNNKWMPVK is encoded by the coding sequence ATGATTTTTTCTTGCTTCAAACATCTTAACCTTGCTATATTTTTTTGTAGTTTTATATTGTTAGGCCAATCGCAATCTTATCGATGGCAACAAAGTGTAAAATATGAAATGAATATTGATTTTGATGACGCTAAACATCAATTCGACGGTTCACAAAAACTGCTTCTTCGAAACAATAGCCCAGATACCTTAACTACTTTGTATTATCATCTTTATTTTAATGCATTTCAACCGGGTAGCGATATGGATGTTAGATTTAGTAATCTTCCAGATCCGGATCCACGAGTAGCCAATCGTATTGGTAAATTGCAAGAATCTGAAATTGGATTTCATGAAATTAAATCTTTGAAGCAAGATAATAAGTCTGTTGATTGGACAATTATTGGATCAATTTTGAAGGTTGAATTGCATCATCCTATTTTTCCATTTGATTCTTCTGAAATGACTATGAAATTTTTCGCTCAGGTTCCTGTACAGATTCGCAGATCAGGTCGGATGAACAAAGAAGGTATAGATTATTCTATGTCACAATGGTATCCCCAATTATGCAATTATGATGAACACGGTTGGCATGCCAATCAATACTTGGGCGGAGAGTTTTATGCCCCATGGGGTGATTTTTTGGTTCGTATTCGAATGAATAAAAAATATACCATTGCTGCAACTGGTTATGCATTGAGTAGCTCAGATCCTCAGTATGTAAAATCAACTTTAAAAAATAATTCGCCGGACACGATATGGCAGTTTTATGCTCCAAAAGTTCATGATTTTGTATGGGCTGCGGATCCCGATTATGTTCATGATACGGTTCAGATTTCAAATAACAGAGTATTGCATTTTTATCACCAAGCGAATGAAAAATTTGATGAGGCTTGGAAATCTTTTCCATCCATAATGCGAGAAGCATTAACATTTATTGAAATGAAATTCGGACCTTATCCTTACAAATCGTATTCCTTTATTCAGGGTGGTGATGGAGGTATGGAATATCCTATGGCAACATTAATTACTGGCAACAGGCCCTTAATTAGTTTAGTTGGTGTTGGGGTTCACGAATTAATGCATACCTGGTTTCAAATGTTATTGGCGTCTAATGAAGGATTCTATCCATGGATGGATGAAGGATTCACTTCTTATGCACAACAGGAAGTTATGAATTATCTTTTTTCATTAAATCTGATTCCTGGATCTGTCAAGGTGGAAGATTCTCATTTAGTAACGGTTAAGAATTATATTAAATTTGTAACGGAAGAAGTTGAAGAACCACTTTCTACGCACGCTGATTTTTTTCAAACCACCAAAGCCTATCAATTTGCAGCATATTCCAAAGGCGCTATGTGTTTGCATCAATTGAGATATATTATTGGAGATCGATTGTTTGAACAAGGCATGTTGGATTATTATTATGCATGGCGTTTTAAACATCCCAATCCGGATGATTTTTTTAGAGTGATGGAAATGACCTCTGGACTGGAATTAGATTGGTTCAAAGATTATTTTGTGAATACGACTTATAAAATGGATTTTGCTGTCGATTCCGTATTGACCATTAAGGAAGGTAAATCAATCATTGTTTTATCCAGATTGGAGCCTTTTCCCATGCCGATAGACCTGGTTGTCACTTTGAAAAATGGCAAATTACTACATTTCAATATTCCCATAGATTTAATGCTTGGGCATAAAGAATTGGACAAGGGGGTAAAGATTTTGGATCCCTGGCATTGGGTAAGTCCTAAATATGCTTTTACAGTTAATGAGTCTCTTGAAGATATTCTTTCCGTTCAAATTGATCCCAAGCAAAAAATGCTGGATATCGATATTTCAAATAATAAATGGATGCCGGTAAAATGA
- a CDS encoding CPBP family intramembrane metalloprotease — translation MFLEKAKQGNTGLFFYILTILICYLSGVTGAVLVYGLIEVDTVDRNQTLIGLLFPFVTILAGLLLCTFYLHKRPIHSLFNAFNGFRTSRLFFGFFTWLVLCGLSDLVYYYFLGGAYHLQWNPTAFLVLLFVALTMISIQSLTEEVLFRSYLLSGLALILKYRYLAITVSSLMFALMHIGNPENEKFGYVLMFFFYFGTALILGVIAVLDEGIEQTIGIHIATNIYGALFVNFNDAALKTDSLFIIDNPMGINMVILNFISFFIYLILSKLCFKLKPISFIFKKII, via the coding sequence ATGTTTTTAGAAAAAGCGAAACAAGGAAATACAGGCTTGTTTTTTTATATATTGACGATATTGATCTGCTATCTTTCAGGGGTCACAGGAGCGGTCTTGGTTTATGGACTCATTGAAGTAGATACTGTGGATCGCAATCAGACTTTAATAGGATTGCTTTTTCCATTTGTTACTATCTTGGCTGGATTGTTATTATGTACCTTTTATCTGCATAAACGACCAATCCATTCATTGTTTAATGCTTTCAATGGATTTAGAACCAGTAGATTGTTTTTTGGATTTTTTACTTGGCTGGTTTTATGTGGTTTGTCAGATTTAGTGTACTATTATTTTTTAGGTGGGGCGTATCATTTACAATGGAATCCTACTGCTTTTTTGGTATTGTTGTTTGTTGCCTTAACCATGATATCCATTCAGTCATTGACTGAGGAAGTTTTATTCCGGTCTTATTTATTGTCTGGTTTAGCCTTGATCTTAAAGTATAGATATCTTGCTATAACGGTTTCTTCTTTGATGTTTGCTTTAATGCACATCGGTAATCCGGAGAACGAAAAATTTGGTTATGTTTTGATGTTCTTTTTTTATTTTGGTACAGCATTGATATTAGGTGTTATTGCAGTATTGGATGAGGGAATAGAGCAAACTATTGGCATACACATAGCTACTAATATTTATGGCGCGCTGTTCGTTAATTTTAATGATGCTGCACTTAAAACAGACTCACTTTTTATCATTGATAATCCAATGGGGATAAACATGGTGATACTAAATTTTATAAGTTTTTTTATCTATCTGATTTTATCTAAATTGTGTTTTAAACTCAAACCAATTTCTTTTATTTTTAAAAAAATAATATGA